Proteins encoded together in one Staphylococcus aureus window:
- the lspA gene encoding signal peptidase II, which translates to MHKKYFIGTSILIAVFVVIFDQVTKYIIATTMKIGDSFEVIPHFLNITSHRNNGAAWGILSGKMTFFFIITIIILIALVYFFIKDAQYNLFMQVAISLLFAGALGNFIDRILTGEVVDFIDTNIFGYDFPIFNIADSSLTIGVILIIIALLKDTSNKKEKEVK; encoded by the coding sequence ATGCACAAAAAATATTTTATTGGCACTTCCATTTTAATAGCAGTATTTGTCGTTATATTTGACCAAGTTACTAAATATATTATAGCTACTACAATGAAAATTGGAGATTCATTTGAAGTGATACCGCACTTTTTAAACATAACATCACATCGAAATAATGGTGCTGCATGGGGAATATTGAGTGGAAAAATGACATTTTTCTTTATTATTACCATTATTATATTAATAGCCTTAGTATATTTCTTTATTAAAGATGCTCAATATAATTTGTTTATGCAAGTTGCTATTAGTTTACTTTTTGCAGGTGCACTTGGAAACTTTATTGATAGAATTTTAACAGGAGAAGTTGTTGACTTTATTGATACAAATATTTTTGGTTATGATTTTCCAATATTTAATATCGCAGATTCAAGTTTAACAATTGGTGTAATATTAATTATTATTGCCTTATTAAAGGATACTTCCAATAAAAAGGAGAAGGAGGTTAAGTAA
- the pyrR gene encoding bifunctional pyr operon transcriptional regulator/uracil phosphoribosyltransferase PyrR: MSERIIMDDAAIQRTVTRIAHEILEYNKGTDNLILLGIKTRGEYLANRIQDKIHQIEQQRIPTGTIDITYFRDDIEHMSSLTTKDAIDIDTDITDKVVIIIDDVLYTGRTVRASLDAILLNARPIKIGLAALVDRGHRELPIRADFVGKNIPTSKEETVSVYLEEMDQRNAVIIK; this comes from the coding sequence ATGTCTGAACGTATCATAATGGATGATGCCGCAATACAACGTACAGTGACGAGAATCGCTCACGAAATTTTGGAGTATAACAAAGGTACTGATAATTTAATTCTTTTAGGTATCAAAACAAGAGGTGAATATTTAGCGAATCGTATACAAGATAAAATTCATCAAATTGAGCAACAACGTATACCTACTGGAACAATTGATATTACATACTTTAGAGATGATATAGAGCACATGTCATCACTTACGACAAAAGACGCAATAGACATCGACACAGATATTACAGATAAAGTAGTCATCATTATTGACGATGTGCTGTATACTGGTCGAACGGTTCGTGCTTCACTTGATGCTATTTTGCTAAATGCTAGACCTATTAAAATTGGTTTAGCTGCTTTGGTTGATCGAGGACATCGTGAGTTACCAATTCGAGCAGATTTTGTTGGTAAAAATATACCTACTTCTAAAGAGGAAACGGTAAGTGTCTATTTAGAAGAAATGGATCAAAGAAATGCAGTTATAATTAAATAA
- a CDS encoding VOC family protein, translated as MYHNSNANFVNGITLNVRDKNELKPFYEDILGLNIINETLTSIQYEVGQNNHVITLVELQNGREPLMSEAGLFHIAIKLPQISDLANLLIHLSEYDIPVNGGIQPASLSLFFEDPEGNGFKFYVDKDEAQWTRQNNLVKIDIRPLNVPRLVSHATKLLWLGIPDDAIIGALHIKTIHLSEVKEYYLDYFGLEQSAYMDDYSIFLASNGYYQHLAMNDWVSATKRVENFDTYGLAIVDFHYPETTHLNLQGPDGIYYRFNHIEVED; from the coding sequence ATGTATCATAACAGTAACGCAAACTTTGTCAATGGTATCACTTTAAATGTGAGAGATAAGAATGAATTAAAGCCATTTTATGAGGACATATTAGGATTAAATATTATAAATGAGACATTAACATCGATACAATATGAAGTAGGTCAAAATAATCATGTCATTACACTTGTTGAATTACAAAATGGACGTGAACCTTTAATGTCCGAAGCGGGACTGTTTCATATCGCAATTAAACTACCTCAAATTAGTGATTTAGCTAATTTACTAATTCATTTAAGCGAATATGATATTCCAGTTAACGGAGGTATACAGCCTGCTTCGTTATCATTATTTTTTGAAGACCCGGAAGGAAACGGTTTTAAATTTTATGTTGATAAAGACGAAGCGCAATGGACGAGGCAAAATAATTTAGTAAAAATTGATATTAGACCATTAAATGTACCGAGATTAGTGAGTCATGCAACAAAATTGTTATGGTTAGGTATTCCAGATGACGCTATTATAGGTGCATTGCATATTAAGACAATTCATTTATCAGAGGTAAAAGAGTACTACCTCGATTATTTTGGATTAGAGCAATCGGCATATATGGATGATTATTCAATATTTTTAGCATCGAATGGCTATTATCAACATTTGGCCATGAATGATTGGGTATCAGCAACGAAACGTGTAGAAAATTTTGATACGTATGGATTAGCAATTGTTGACTTTCATTATCCTGAAACAACACATTTAAATTTACAAGGTCCGGATGGTATCTATTATCGCTTTAATCATATCGAAGTTGAAGATTAG
- a CDS encoding DivIVA domain-containing protein — protein sequence MPFTPNEIKNKEFSRVKNGLEPTEVANFLEQLSTEIERLKEDKKQLEKVIEERDTNIKSYQDVHQSVSDALIQAQKAGEETKQAAEKQAEAIIAKAEAQANQMVGDAVEKARRLAFQTEDMKRQSKVFRSRFRMLVEAQLDLLKNEDWDYLLNYDLDAEQVTLENIHHLHENDLKPDEVAANAQNNASNTPDNNQQSNDSETTKK from the coding sequence ATGCCTTTTACACCAAATGAAATTAAGAATAAAGAGTTTTCACGTGTAAAGAATGGTTTAGAACCTACTGAAGTTGCTAATTTTTTGGAGCAACTAAGCACTGAAATTGAACGTCTTAAAGAAGATAAAAAACAACTTGAAAAAGTAATCGAAGAGAGAGATACTAATATTAAGTCTTATCAAGACGTGCATCAATCTGTAAGTGATGCTTTGATACAAGCTCAAAAAGCTGGTGAAGAAACTAAGCAAGCTGCAGAGAAACAAGCTGAAGCGATTATAGCTAAGGCAGAAGCGCAAGCTAATCAAATGGTTGGTGACGCGGTAGAAAAAGCACGCCGTTTAGCATTCCAGACTGAAGATATGAAACGTCAATCAAAAGTATTTAGATCGCGTTTCCGTATGTTAGTTGAAGCGCAATTAGACTTATTAAAAAACGAAGATTGGGATTACTTGTTGAATTATGATTTAGACGCTGAACAAGTGACGCTTGAAAATATTCATCATTTGCATGAAAATGATTTAAAGCCAGATGAAGTTGCAGCAAATGCACAAAATAATGCATCAAATACACCAGACAATAATCAACAATCCAATGATTCAGAAACAACTAAGAAGTAA
- a CDS encoding uracil-xanthine permease family protein codes for MQNDEMFERTVKPVLDVNEKPQPAQWAFLSLQHLFAMFGATVLVPFLTGLPISAALLASGIGTLLYILITKAQIPAYLGSSFAFITPIITGLSTHSLGDMLVALFMSGVMYVIIGILIKLSGTAWLMKLLPPVVVGPVIMVIGLSLAPTAVNMAMYENPGDMKGYNISFLIVAMITLLVTIVVQGFFKGFLSLIPVLVGIIVGYVVAIFMGIVKFDAIMSAKWIDFPHIYLPFKDYVPSFHLGLVLVMIPIVFVTVSEHIGHQMVLNKIVGRNFFEKPGLDKSIIGDGVSTMFASIIGGPPSTTYGENIGVLAITRIYSIYVIGGAAVIAIVLAFIGKFTALISSIPTPVMGGVSILLFGIIAASGLRMLVESKVDFANNRNLVIASVILVVGIGNLVFNLKEIGINLQIEGMALAALSGIILNLILPKEKKQNN; via the coding sequence ATGCAAAATGATGAAATGTTTGAACGAACAGTAAAACCCGTACTAGATGTAAATGAAAAACCACAACCAGCGCAATGGGCATTTTTAAGCTTACAACATTTATTTGCGATGTTTGGCGCAACAGTACTAGTACCATTCTTAACAGGACTACCAATATCAGCAGCGTTACTAGCTTCGGGAATCGGTACATTACTTTATATCTTAATAACGAAGGCGCAAATACCAGCATACTTGGGATCTAGCTTTGCATTTATCACGCCAATTATCACGGGATTAAGTACGCATAGCTTAGGAGACATGCTTGTAGCATTATTCATGAGTGGTGTTATGTACGTCATCATCGGGATTCTAATCAAATTAAGTGGGACAGCATGGTTAATGAAATTATTACCACCAGTTGTTGTTGGACCAGTCATCATGGTAATTGGTTTAAGCTTAGCGCCTACTGCAGTCAATATGGCAATGTATGAAAATCCTGGAGATATGAAAGGTTACAATATCAGTTTCTTAATTGTTGCAATGATAACCTTGCTTGTAACAATAGTCGTTCAAGGATTTTTTAAAGGATTCCTATCTTTAATTCCAGTTCTTGTAGGTATTATCGTAGGTTATGTGGTAGCGATTTTTATGGGGATTGTGAAATTTGATGCAATTATGTCAGCAAAATGGATAGATTTCCCTCATATTTATCTGCCATTTAAAGATTATGTACCTTCATTTCACTTAGGACTTGTACTTGTAATGATTCCGATTGTGTTCGTAACAGTAAGTGAACATATTGGGCACCAAATGGTATTGAATAAAATCGTAGGTAGAAACTTCTTTGAAAAGCCAGGACTTGATAAATCAATCATTGGTGATGGTGTTTCTACAATGTTTGCCAGTATTATTGGTGGACCACCAAGTACAACATACGGTGAAAATATCGGTGTATTAGCGATTACCAGAATATACAGTATTTACGTCATTGGTGGTGCAGCAGTTATAGCAATTGTTTTAGCATTCATTGGTAAGTTCACTGCATTAATTTCTTCTATACCTACACCAGTTATGGGAGGAGTATCTATATTACTTTTCGGTATTATTGCAGCAAGTGGCTTAAGAATGTTAGTTGAAAGCAAAGTAGATTTTGCGAACAATCGAAATTTAGTTATAGCTTCTGTAATTTTAGTTGTAGGTATCGGTAATTTAGTATTTAACTTAAAAGAAATTGGTATCAACCTTCAAATTGAGGGGATGGCATTAGCTGCACTTTCAGGAATTATTTTGAACTTAATCTTACCTAAAGAGAAAAAACAAAACAATTAA
- a CDS encoding RluA family pseudouridine synthase, producing METYEFNITDKEQTGMRVDKLLPELNNDWSRNQIQDWIKAGLVVANDKVVKSNYKVKLNDHIVVTEKEVVEADILPENLNLDIYYEDDDVAVVYKPKGMVVHPSPGHYTNTLVNGLMYQIKNLSGINGEIRPGIVHRIDMDTSGLLMVAKNDIAHRGLVEQLMDKSVKRKYIALVHGNIPHDYGTIDAPIGRNKNDRQSMAVVDDGKEAVTHFNVLEHFKDYTLVECQLETGRTHQIRVHMKYIGFPLVGDPKYGPKKTLDIGGQALHAGLIGFEHPVTGEYIERHAELPQDFEDLLDTIRKRDA from the coding sequence ATGGAGACTTATGAATTTAACATTACAGATAAAGAACAAACAGGTATGCGTGTAGATAAGTTGCTGCCTGAATTAAATAATGATTGGTCTCGTAACCAGATACAAGATTGGATTAAAGCAGGTTTAGTCGTTGCAAACGATAAAGTTGTTAAATCTAATTATAAAGTGAAACTTAATGATCATATAGTTGTCACTGAAAAAGAAGTGGTTGAAGCTGATATTCTACCTGAAAATTTAAATTTAGATATTTATTATGAAGATGACGATGTTGCAGTTGTATATAAACCGAAAGGCATGGTAGTTCATCCATCACCAGGGCATTATACCAATACATTAGTTAATGGTTTAATGTATCAAATTAAAAATTTGTCAGGTATTAATGGAGAAATTCGTCCAGGTATTGTTCACCGTATAGATATGGATACTTCTGGTTTATTAATGGTTGCTAAAAATGATATTGCTCATCGTGGGCTTGTAGAACAATTAATGGATAAATCTGTTAAAAGAAAATATATCGCTTTAGTTCACGGGAATATTCCTCATGATTACGGTACAATCGATGCGCCAATTGGTAGAAACAAAAATGATCGTCAATCTATGGCTGTTGTTGATGATGGTAAGGAAGCAGTGACACATTTTAACGTACTAGAACATTTTAAAGATTATACGCTTGTTGAATGTCAACTTGAAACAGGACGTACGCATCAAATCCGTGTTCACATGAAATATATTGGCTTCCCATTAGTTGGTGATCCAAAGTATGGACCGAAAAAGACATTGGATATTGGTGGTCAAGCTCTACATGCTGGACTTATTGGATTCGAACATCCAGTAACAGGTGAATATATTGAAAGACATGCTGAATTACCACAAGACTTTGAAGATTTATTAGATACAATTCGAAAAAGAGATGCATAA
- the ileS gene encoding isoleucine--tRNA ligase, producing the protein MDYKETLLMPKTDFPMRGGLPNKEPQIQEKWDAEDQYHKALEKNKGNETFILHDGPPYANGNLHMGHALNKILKDFIVRYKTMQGFYAPYVPGWDTHGLPIEQALTKKGVDRKKMSTAEFREKCKEFALEQIELQKKDFRRLGVRGDFNDPYITLKPEYEAAQIRIFGEMADKGLIYKGKKPVYWSPSSESSLAEAEIEYHDKRSASIYVAFDVKDDKGVVDADAKFIIWTTTPWTIPSNVAITVHPELKYGQYNVNGEKYIIAEALSDAVAEALDWDKASIKLEKEYTGKELEYVVAQHPFLDRESLVINGDHVTTDAGTGCVHTAPGHGEDDYIVGQKYELPVISPIDDKGVFTEEGGQFEGMFYDKANKAVTDLLTEKGALLKLDFITHSYPHDWRTKKPVIFRATPQWFASISKVRQDILDAIENTNFKVNWGKTRIYNMVRDRGEWVISRQRVWGVPLPVFYAENGEIIMTKETVNHVADLFAEHGSNIWFEREAKDLLPEGFTHPGSPNGTFTKETDIMDVWFDSGSSHRGVLETRPELSFPADMYLEGSDQYRGWFNSSITTSVATRGVSPYKFLLSHGFVMDGEGKKMSKSLGNVIVPDQVVKQKGADIARLWVSSTDYLADVRISDEILKQTSDVYRKIRNTLRFMLGNINDFNPDTDSIPESELLEVDRYLLNRLREFTASTINNYENFDYLNIYQEVQNFINVELSNFYLDYGKDILYIEQRDSHIRRSMQTVLYQILVDMTKLLAPILVHTAEEVWSHTPHVKEESVHLADMPKVVEVDQALLDKWRTFMNLRDDVNRALETARNEKVIGKSLEAKVTIASNDKFNASEFLTSFDALHQLFIVSQVKVVDKLDDQATAYEHGDIVIEHADGEKCERCWNYSEDLGAVDELTHLCPRCQQVVKSLV; encoded by the coding sequence ATGGATTACAAAGAAACGTTATTAATGCCTAAAACAGATTTCCCAATGCGAGGTGGTTTACCAAACAAGGAACCGCAAATTCAAGAAAAATGGGATGCAGAAGATCAATACCATAAAGCGTTAGAAAAAAATAAAGGTAACGAAACATTCATTTTACATGATGGCCCACCATACGCGAATGGTAACTTACATATGGGACATGCCTTGAACAAAATTTTAAAAGACTTTATTGTACGTTATAAAACTATGCAAGGGTTCTATGCACCATACGTACCAGGTTGGGATACACATGGTTTACCAATTGAACAAGCATTAACGAAAAAAGGTGTTGACCGAAAGAAAATGTCAACAGCTGAATTCCGTGAGAAATGTAAAGAATTTGCTTTAGAACAAATTGAATTACAGAAAAAAGATTTTAGACGTTTAGGTGTTCGTGGTGACTTTAATGATCCATATATTACATTAAAACCTGAATACGAAGCTGCACAAATTCGTATTTTTGGAGAAATGGCAGATAAAGGTTTAATTTATAAAGGTAAAAAGCCAGTTTATTGGTCTCCTTCAAGTGAGTCTTCATTAGCAGAAGCAGAAATTGAATATCACGATAAACGTTCAGCATCAATTTACGTTGCATTTGACGTTAAAGATGACAAAGGTGTCGTTGATGCAGATGCTAAATTTATTATCTGGACAACAACGCCATGGACAATTCCATCAAATGTTGCGATTACCGTTCATCCTGAATTAAAATATGGTCAATACAATGTAAATGGCGAAAAATATATTATTGCAGAAGCCTTGTCTGACGCTGTAGCAGAAGCACTGGATTGGGATAAAGCATCAATCAAATTAGAAAAAGAATACACAGGTAAAGAATTAGAGTATGTTGTAGCACAACATCCATTCTTAGACAGAGAATCGTTAGTGATTAATGGTGATCATGTTACTACAGATGCTGGTACAGGTTGTGTACATACAGCACCAGGTCACGGGGAAGATGACTATATTGTTGGTCAAAAATATGAATTGCCAGTAATTAGTCCAATCGATGATAAAGGTGTATTTACTGAAGAAGGCGGCCAATTTGAAGGGATGTTCTATGATAAAGCTAATAAAGCCGTTACTGATTTATTAACAGAAAAAGGTGCACTATTAAAATTAGACTTTATTACACATAGCTATCCACACGACTGGAGAACAAAAAAACCTGTAATCTTCCGTGCTACACCACAATGGTTTGCCTCAATCAGTAAAGTAAGACAAGATATTTTAGATGCAATCGAAAATACAAACTTCAAAGTAAATTGGGGTAAAACACGTATTTACAATATGGTTCGTGACCGTGGCGAATGGGTTATTTCTCGTCAACGTGTGTGGGGTGTACCGTTACCAGTATTTTATGCTGAAAATGGCGAAATTATCATGACGAAAGAAACAGTGAATCATGTTGCTGATTTATTTGCAGAACACGGTTCAAATATTTGGTTTGAAAGAGAAGCGAAAGACTTACTACCAGAAGGATTTACACATCCAGGCAGCCCTAACGGTACATTTACTAAAGAAACAGACATTATGGACGTTTGGTTTGATTCTGGTTCATCACACCGTGGCGTGTTGGAAACAAGACCGGAATTAAGTTTCCCAGCGGATATGTATTTAGAAGGTAGTGACCAATATCGTGGTTGGTTCAACTCTTCTATCACAACTTCAGTTGCTACAAGAGGAGTATCACCTTATAAATTCTTACTTTCTCATGGTTTTGTTATGGACGGTGAAGGTAAGAAAATGAGTAAATCTTTAGGTAATGTGATTGTACCTGACCAAGTGGTTAAACAAAAAGGTGCTGATATTGCGAGACTTTGGGTAAGTAGTACGGACTATTTAGCTGATGTTAGAATTTCTGATGAAATTTTAAAACAAACATCTGATGTTTATCGTAAAATCAGAAATACATTAAGATTTATGTTAGGTAACATTAACGATTTCAATCCTGACACAGATAGCATTCCTGAATCAGAGTTATTAGAAGTGGATCGTTACTTGCTAAATCGTTTACGTGAATTTACTGCAAGTACGATTAACAACTATGAAAACTTTGACTACTTAAATATTTATCAAGAAGTTCAAAACTTTATCAATGTTGAGTTAAGTAATTTCTATTTGGATTACGGTAAAGATATTTTATATATTGAACAACGTGATTCTCATATCCGTCGTAGTATGCAAACAGTGTTATATCAAATTTTAGTTGATATGACGAAGTTGTTAGCACCAATCTTAGTGCATACAGCTGAAGAAGTTTGGTCTCATACACCACATGTTAAAGAAGAAAGTGTTCACTTAGCAGACATGCCTAAAGTTGTAGAAGTAGATCAAGCTTTATTGGATAAATGGCGTACATTTATGAATTTACGTGATGATGTGAACCGTGCATTAGAAACTGCTCGTAATGAAAAAGTTATTGGTAAATCATTAGAAGCTAAAGTTACGATTGCTAGTAACGATAAATTTAATGCATCTGAATTCTTAACTTCATTTGATGCATTACATCAATTATTTATCGTGTCACAAGTTAAAGTTGTAGATAAGTTAGACGATCAGGCAACAGCTTATGAACATGGTGATATTGTCATCGAACATGCAGATGGTGAAAAATGTGAAAGATGTTGGAACTATTCAGAGGATCTTGGTGCTGTTGATGAATTGACGCATCTATGTCCACGATGCCAACAAGTTGTAAAATCACTTGTATAA
- a CDS encoding YggT family protein — MDINVLATIFKFILFVVEIYYFGMIIYFFTSWVPSIRETKVGYFLAKIYEPFLQPFRKVIPPIGIIDISSIAAIIVLVLFQKGLLQIFNWILIQLQ; from the coding sequence ATGGATATAAATGTGCTAGCTACAATATTTAAATTCATCCTTTTTGTTGTTGAAATTTATTATTTCGGCATGATTATATATTTCTTTACATCTTGGGTACCAAGTATTAGAGAAACTAAGGTAGGTTATTTTTTAGCGAAAATATATGAACCTTTCTTACAACCATTTAGAAAAGTAATTCCACCTATTGGAATTATCGACATATCATCAATCGCTGCAATTATCGTTTTAGTATTATTCCAAAAAGGGTTACTCCAAATCTTTAATTGGATTTTAATTCAATTACAATAA
- a CDS encoding cell division protein SepF yields MSHLALKDLFSGFFVIDDEEEVEVPDKQQQVNEAPAKEQSQQTTKQNAIKSVPQKSASRYTTTSEERNNRMSNYSKNNSRNVVTMNNATPNNASQESSKMCLFEPRVFSDTQDIADELKNRRATLVNLQRIDKVSAKRIIDFLSGTVYAIGGDIQRVGTDIFLCTPDNVEVAGSITDHIENMEHSFD; encoded by the coding sequence GTGAGCCACTTGGCTTTAAAAGATTTATTTAGTGGATTTTTTGTAATAGATGATGAAGAGGAAGTAGAAGTACCTGACAAACAACAACAGGTAAATGAAGCGCCAGCAAAAGAGCAGTCACAACAAACAACAAAACAAAACGCAATCAAATCAGTCCCTCAAAAATCTGCATCAAGATATACAACAACGTCAGAAGAAAGGAATAACCGTATGTCTAATTATTCAAAAAATAATTCACGTAATGTTGTAACTATGAACAATGCTACACCAAACAATGCATCACAAGAAAGTTCAAAAATGTGTTTATTCGAACCACGTGTTTTTTCAGATACACAAGATATTGCTGATGAGCTTAAAAACCGCCGTGCGACACTTGTCAATTTACAACGTATTGATAAAGTATCAGCGAAAAGAATTATTGATTTTTTAAGCGGTACTGTTTATGCAATCGGTGGAGATATCCAACGTGTAGGTACTGATATTTTCTTATGTACGCCTGATAATGTGGAAGTAGCTGGAAGCATTACAGACCATATTGAAAATATGGAACATTCATTCGACTAA
- a CDS encoding aspartate carbamoyltransferase catalytic subunit, with protein MNHLLSMEHLSTDQIYKLIQKASQFKSGERQLPNFEGKYVANLFFENSTRTKCSFEMAELKLGLKTISFETSTSSVSKGESLYDTCKTLESIGCDLLVIRHPFNNYYEKLANINIPIANAGDGSGQHPTQSLLDLMTIYEEYGYFEGLNVLICGDIKNSRVARSNYHSLKALGANVMFNSPNAWIDDSLEAPYVNIDDVIETVDIVMLLRIQHERHGLAEETRFAADDYHQKHGLNEVRYNKLQEHAIVMHPAPVNRGVEIQSDLVEASKSRIFKQMENGVYLRMAVIDELLK; from the coding sequence ATGAATCATTTATTATCAATGGAACATTTATCTACAGATCAAATATACAAACTTATCCAAAAGGCAAGTCAATTTAAATCTGGTGAACGTCAACTACCAAACTTTGAAGGGAAATATGTCGCAAATTTATTCTTTGAAAATTCTACTCGAACAAAATGTAGTTTTGAAATGGCAGAACTTAAGCTAGGGTTAAAAACGATTAGCTTTGAAACATCAACATCATCTGTTTCAAAAGGTGAATCTTTATATGACACATGTAAAACTTTAGAAAGTATTGGCTGTGATTTATTAGTCATTAGACATCCGTTTAATAACTACTATGAAAAATTAGCGAATATTAACATCCCAATTGCGAATGCTGGTGATGGTAGTGGACAACATCCAACACAAAGTTTACTTGATTTAATGACGATATATGAAGAATATGGATATTTTGAAGGCTTGAATGTATTGATTTGTGGAGACATTAAAAATTCACGTGTCGCACGTAGTAATTACCATAGTTTAAAAGCATTAGGTGCAAACGTAATGTTTAATAGCCCAAATGCTTGGATTGATGATTCTTTAGAAGCACCTTATGTAAATATAGATGATGTTATAGAAACAGTAGATATAGTTATGTTATTAAGAATTCAACATGAAAGGCATGGGCTTGCAGAAGAAACTAGATTTGCAGCAGATGATTATCATCAAAAGCATGGCTTAAATGAAGTACGCTATAACAAATTACAAGAACATGCTATTGTTATGCATCCGGCACCTGTGAATAGAGGAGTAGAAATACAAAGCGATTTAGTAGAAGCTTCAAAATCAAGAATTTTTAAGCAAATGGAAAATGGCGTTTACTTAAGAATGGCAGTCATTGATGAATTATTAAAATAG
- a CDS encoding RNA-binding protein yields the protein MINIDIYQHFRQEEYELIDQLTDKCDQAEQHYAPVLTHFLDPRGQYILEVICGSYEDLNVSFYGGPNAERKRAIISPNYYEPKESDFELTLMEIDYPEKFVTLKHQHILGTLMSLGIEREQVGDIIVNERIQFVLTSRLESFIMLELQRIKGASVKLYTIPVTDMIQSNENWKNESATVSSLRLDVVIKEMIRKSRTIAKQLIEKKRVKVNHTIVDSADFQLQANDLISIQGFGRAHITDLGGKTKKDKTHITYRTLFK from the coding sequence GTGATTAACATAGATATTTATCAACACTTTAGACAGGAAGAATACGAATTAATTGATCAGCTAACGGATAAATGTGATCAAGCGGAACAGCATTATGCACCAGTATTAACGCATTTTTTAGATCCAAGAGGGCAATATATATTGGAAGTGATTTGTGGCAGTTATGAAGATTTAAACGTATCTTTTTATGGTGGACCTAATGCTGAAAGAAAAAGAGCAATCATTTCGCCGAACTATTATGAACCTAAAGAAAGCGACTTTGAATTAACTTTAATGGAAATAGATTATCCTGAAAAATTCGTCACTTTAAAACATCAACATATTTTAGGGACATTAATGTCTTTAGGTATCGAACGCGAACAAGTTGGAGATATAATTGTGAATGAACGAATTCAATTTGTTTTGACAAGTAGATTGGAATCATTTATTATGTTAGAATTACAACGTATTAAAGGCGCATCAGTTAAACTTTATACTATTCCAGTAACAGATATGATACAATCTAATGAGAATTGGAAAAATGAAAGTGCAACAGTTAGTTCTTTAAGGTTAGATGTTGTTATTAAAGAAATGATACGTAAATCACGTACGATTGCGAAACAACTAATCGAAAAAAAACGTGTTAAAGTGAATCACACTATTGTTGATTCAGCAGATTTTCAATTACAAGCAAATGATTTAATATCCATCCAAGGTTTTGGTAGAGCACACATTACTGACTTAGGTGGTAAAACTAAAAAAGATAAAACGCACATTACCTATAGAACATTATTCAAATAG